The following proteins come from a genomic window of Nostoc sp. ATCC 53789:
- a CDS encoding HlyD family efflux transporter periplasmic adaptor subunit, translated as MANFLAREENYFGNRFNEPNPEQLHVVDVNEFLPHLSKWTNIGGGVLVATFVAAIALTSILSYNVTVKVPASIRPVGELRVVQSAMAGTVQNIDIQENQVVTQGQAIAQIDNSRLQTQKSQLESSIQQGKLQQSQIDAQLGEIDAQIAAQTNLTNRTIIAAQAELDGTQRNYQDQQVKAAADMTQAQAALILAKVQRDRLLREKVLTATVQEAEAALKVAKVQRDRLQPIVASGSVSRNLFEEKEQAVISAQAKLEEAKVSVKNLLEDKEQALNIAQTNLEKAKTAINASNAAVIVASERIKQEQARGEATLAALKKERETLLQQRLELQKQLASSSKDLQQVQTDLNLSVIRSPIAGTLLQLNLRNPGQVVQPSEAIAQIAPLNASLVVKARVPAQDIDKVKAGQKVQMQVSACPYPDYGTLKGTVKTVAPDALPVKSNVNSGVTQAQVVAYEVTIEPQTSYLSRSDRQCHLKAGMEGRADIISRRETVLQFILRKARFITNF; from the coding sequence ATGGCGAACTTCTTAGCCCGCGAGGAAAACTATTTTGGAAATAGGTTTAATGAACCCAATCCAGAACAACTCCATGTAGTTGATGTTAACGAGTTTCTTCCCCATCTCAGCAAATGGACTAACATTGGCGGAGGAGTTTTAGTTGCTACCTTTGTGGCTGCGATCGCTCTTACATCTATTCTCAGTTACAATGTCACGGTCAAAGTTCCGGCAAGTATTCGACCTGTAGGAGAACTACGGGTTGTTCAGTCTGCTATGGCCGGAACCGTTCAAAACATTGATATTCAAGAAAATCAGGTGGTGACTCAGGGACAAGCGATCGCTCAAATTGATAATTCCCGCCTTCAGACTCAAAAGAGTCAACTAGAAAGTAGTATTCAGCAAGGTAAATTACAACAAAGTCAAATTGATGCTCAACTGGGTGAAATCGATGCTCAGATTGCAGCTCAGACAAACTTAACCAACCGCACGATTATTGCTGCACAAGCTGAATTAGATGGGACGCAACGCAACTATCAAGATCAGCAAGTTAAGGCTGCGGCTGATATGACACAAGCACAAGCAGCTTTAATCTTAGCTAAGGTACAACGCGATCGCTTACTACGGGAAAAAGTTTTAACGGCAACTGTACAAGAAGCAGAAGCAGCTTTGAAAGTAGCCAAGGTGCAACGTGACCGATTGCAGCCGATAGTCGCATCGGGATCGGTTTCTCGCAATCTGTTTGAGGAAAAAGAACAAGCGGTTATATCTGCTCAGGCAAAGCTAGAAGAAGCTAAAGTTAGTGTTAAAAATCTTTTGGAGGACAAAGAACAAGCCCTAAATATCGCGCAAACGAATTTAGAAAAAGCTAAAACCGCGATTAATGCCAGTAATGCGGCTGTAATAGTGGCATCTGAACGGATTAAGCAAGAACAGGCTAGAGGTGAGGCTACTTTAGCCGCTTTGAAAAAAGAACGAGAAACTTTACTCCAGCAGCGCCTTGAACTCCAAAAGCAACTCGCTAGTAGCAGCAAAGATTTGCAACAGGTTCAAACCGACTTGAATTTGAGTGTGATTCGATCGCCAATCGCCGGAACATTGCTGCAATTGAATCTTCGCAACCCAGGACAAGTAGTGCAACCAAGTGAAGCGATCGCTCAGATTGCTCCTCTCAACGCTTCTTTAGTAGTTAAAGCTCGTGTGCCGGCTCAAGATATTGACAAGGTAAAAGCAGGCCAAAAAGTTCAGATGCAAGTTTCTGCTTGTCCCTATCCAGACTACGGCACTCTCAAAGGAACTGTCAAAACAGTTGCACCAGATGCTTTACCTGTAAAAAGCAATGTCAATTCAGGTGTAACCCAAGCCCAGGTAGTTGCTTATGAAGTAACTATTGAGCCACAAACTTCATATTTGAGTAGAAGCGATCGCCAGTGTCATCTGAAAGCGGGTATGGAAGGTAGGGCTGATATAATTTCCCGCCGAGAAACGGTGCTTCAGTTCATTCTCCGCAAAGCCAGATTCATCACAAATTTTTAA
- a CDS encoding CTB family bacteriocin, with the protein MSYQINTSELFVELFNEQQELLAGGVDSQRNQSNFARRLTRLDGTSRSGPQGSEANSKGSNDGVQTSAVQNLQLGGLAAVPGIPTLPGITNPFTS; encoded by the coding sequence ATGTCATATCAAATCAACACATCTGAGTTGTTTGTCGAGTTATTTAATGAACAACAAGAGCTACTCGCTGGCGGTGTAGACTCTCAGAGAAATCAGAGCAATTTCGCTAGAAGACTTACAAGGTTAGACGGAACGAGTAGGTCTGGTCCTCAAGGCAGCGAAGCTAACAGTAAAGGTTCAAATGATGGTGTTCAAACATCAGCAGTACAGAACTTACAATTAGGTGGTCTAGCAGCTGTACCCGGAATACCTACCTTGCCCGGTATAACAAATCCGTTCACCAGTTAA
- the glcD gene encoding glycolate oxidase subunit GlcD: MLTQDKKQHNWKPIIKAFEVVLGKNGVVQRREELITYECDGLTGYRQRPAVVVLPRTTEQVAQVVKICNQYSIPFIARGSGTGLSGGALPVEDSVLIVTSLMRQIISIDLENQRTIVQPGVINSWVTQAVSGAGFYYAPDPSSQIICSIGGNIAENSGGVHCLKYGVTTNHVLGLKIVTPEGEIVDLGGQIPEMPGYDLTGVFVGSEGTLGIATEITLRILKSAESICVLLADFTSIEAAGATVSDIISAGIIPGGMEMMDNFSINAVEDVVATNCYPRDATAILLIEIDGLEVEVAGNKQRVTEICKKNGARNVTSASDPETRLKLWKGRKAAFAAAGHLSPDYYVQDGVIPRTQLPYVLHEIEALSEQYGYRVANVFHAGDGNLHPLILYDNSVPGALEQVEEMGGKILKLCVQVGGSISGEHGIGAEKRCYMPQMFSQVDLETMQWVRQVFNPKGLANPEKIFPTPRTCGEAANASAVKQFEGVERF, from the coding sequence ATGCTGACCCAAGATAAAAAACAACACAACTGGAAACCTATTATCAAAGCATTCGAGGTTGTCCTTGGCAAAAATGGCGTAGTGCAACGCCGCGAAGAACTTATTACTTATGAATGTGATGGTTTAACTGGCTATCGCCAACGCCCGGCTGTAGTGGTATTACCTAGAACAACAGAACAAGTTGCCCAAGTAGTAAAGATATGCAATCAATATTCTATCCCCTTCATCGCACGCGGTTCTGGCACTGGTCTATCTGGCGGTGCTTTACCAGTGGAAGACTCTGTTTTGATTGTCACTTCCTTAATGCGGCAAATCATCAGCATTGATTTGGAAAATCAACGCACAATTGTTCAACCAGGCGTGATTAATAGTTGGGTAACACAAGCCGTTAGTGGTGCTGGTTTTTACTACGCTCCTGACCCATCTAGCCAAATTATCTGCTCTATTGGGGGCAACATTGCTGAAAACTCTGGTGGCGTACATTGTCTTAAATATGGTGTCACCACTAACCACGTTTTAGGATTAAAAATTGTCACGCCAGAAGGAGAAATTGTCGATTTAGGTGGACAAATCCCCGAAATGCCTGGTTATGATTTAACGGGTGTGTTTGTTGGTTCTGAAGGCACTTTAGGTATAGCCACAGAAATTACTTTACGAATTCTCAAAAGTGCAGAATCAATTTGCGTACTATTGGCAGATTTTACCAGTATTGAAGCTGCCGGAGCAACTGTTTCTGATATCATCAGCGCTGGAATTATTCCTGGCGGTATGGAAATGATGGATAACTTCAGCATCAATGCAGTTGAAGATGTTGTCGCCACAAATTGTTATCCCCGTGATGCTACTGCTATTTTGCTAATCGAAATTGACGGTTTAGAAGTAGAAGTTGCAGGAAATAAGCAGCGAGTGACTGAAATTTGTAAAAAGAATGGGGCGCGAAATGTCACTTCTGCTAGTGACCCAGAAACCAGATTGAAATTATGGAAAGGACGTAAAGCTGCTTTTGCTGCGGCTGGGCATTTAAGTCCAGATTATTATGTACAAGATGGTGTAATTCCCCGGACTCAGTTGCCTTATGTTCTGCATGAAATTGAGGCATTAAGTGAACAATATGGTTATCGTGTTGCTAATGTATTTCATGCTGGTGATGGCAATCTTCATCCATTAATTCTTTATGATAATTCTGTGCCTGGAGCATTGGAACAAGTAGAAGAAATGGGTGGAAAAATTCTCAAGCTTTGTGTCCAAGTTGGTGGAAGTATTTCTGGTGAACATGGCATCGGTGCGGAGAAAAGGTGCTATATGCCCCAGATGTTTAGCCAAGTTGATTTAGAAACTATGCAATGGGTGCGACAAGTTTTTAATCCTAAAGGGTTAGCAAATCCTGAAAAGATATTCCCCACACCACGAACTTGTGGAGAAGCAGCAAATGCGTCTGCTGTCAAGCAATTTGAAGGTGTGGAAAGATTTTAA
- a CDS encoding glycoside hydrolase family 10 protein, whose amino-acid sequence MNRVARRCVSYLMCLGLVATLTVFSFSSVSSLPVYSQKIIPLPTEIRGVWLTNVASGVLFVPWGINRAINQLSSLNFNTIYPVVWNRGHTFYKSAVAEMTTGSNTQPFLNFMHGGQDVLTKIVTLAKKKNLRVIPWFEYGFMTPHYSQLARRYPDWLTIGQEGIKSIQDAPPEEIDNSLVSKLAWLNPLHPQVQEFIRGLILEVVRDYDVDGIQIDDHFGMPVQFGYDRFTIELYQQEHKGKSPPIDPFNSEWMRWRADKITDFMAELYQAVKAVKPKVKISLSPNYQAFAYKYYLQDWENWVKKGLVNELILQVYRNDKSSFIAQLEQPSVKLAQSLIPVQIGISTGTVRNPVKMGQVREQVQAVRDRNFNGISFFYWESLWGYIVPESPQQRRKAFFEMFNARTVRQFKPKKL is encoded by the coding sequence ATGAATCGGGTTGCTCGCCGTTGTGTTTCTTACTTAATGTGTTTGGGATTAGTAGCCACTTTAACAGTTTTTTCATTCTCTTCAGTTTCTTCACTCCCAGTTTATTCCCAAAAAATAATTCCTTTACCTACAGAAATTCGCGGCGTTTGGCTCACTAATGTTGCTAGTGGTGTACTATTTGTCCCTTGGGGTATTAACCGGGCTATAAACCAATTATCGTCCCTCAATTTTAATACAATTTATCCTGTAGTTTGGAACCGAGGACATACTTTTTATAAAAGTGCTGTAGCTGAAATGACTACAGGCTCAAATACTCAACCTTTTCTCAATTTCATGCACGGTGGACAAGATGTTTTAACCAAGATAGTGACACTTGCCAAAAAGAAAAATTTGAGAGTCATTCCCTGGTTTGAATACGGGTTTATGACACCGCATTATTCACAATTAGCAAGGCGTTATCCCGATTGGTTAACAATTGGGCAAGAAGGTATAAAGTCTATCCAAGATGCACCACCAGAAGAAATTGATAATAGTTTAGTAAGTAAGCTGGCTTGGTTGAATCCCTTACATCCGCAAGTGCAAGAGTTTATCCGAGGGCTAATTTTGGAAGTAGTCAGGGATTATGATGTGGATGGTATTCAGATTGACGATCATTTTGGGATGCCAGTACAGTTTGGCTACGATCGCTTCACGATTGAACTTTACCAGCAAGAACACAAAGGCAAAAGTCCTCCCATCGACCCTTTTAACTCAGAATGGATGCGTTGGCGAGCAGACAAAATTACTGATTTTATGGCAGAACTCTATCAAGCTGTGAAGGCGGTGAAACCCAAAGTCAAAATATCCCTATCTCCAAACTATCAAGCTTTTGCCTACAAATACTATTTGCAAGACTGGGAGAATTGGGTAAAAAAAGGTTTAGTTAATGAGTTAATTTTGCAAGTTTATCGAAATGATAAAAGCTCTTTTATCGCTCAATTAGAACAACCATCTGTGAAATTGGCTCAAAGTCTAATTCCTGTACAAATTGGTATATCAACGGGAACGGTGCGTAATCCTGTGAAAATGGGACAAGTTAGAGAACAGGTTCAAGCAGTACGCGATCGCAATTTTAATGGTATATCCTTTTTCTACTGGGAGAGTCTCTGGGGTTACATTGTACCGGAATCGCCCCAACAGCGACGCAAAGCTTTTTTTGAGATGTTTAATGCTAGAACTGTCAGACAATTCAAACCAAAAAAACTTTGA
- a CDS encoding GAF domain-containing protein, with protein MNKNPAESTMELTKLSPPQIIFGTEVEEKNSSEQFLLSMYDSVQASIFVVDVLEDGDFQYVALNPTHERWIGIRSDDLRGKKPEDILSPIDAARVRQHYADCVLFGKTISYEQCLQFQGVPTWWSTTLTPLRDANSRIYRLIGTSSNITPVKQAQEAVGLQVEREQLLEAIAERIHQSVELETILHQTTIELRQFLNCDRILIYRFQPDGSGVIVAASVAASDSLLGKNIIDPCFSGNPENYGQGCIQVVEDIYAAGLHPYHIDFLASLQIRANVVVPIFQEQDMWGLLIAHHCQESRQWQQAETSLLKQLATQIGIAVQQAELRQQLKDLKAEIELQKQKHKNQLQQVRNFEALVRRMTEQIRDRLDEAQVLQTVTQELTELLNLERCQIELYSPCQTLVTIAYEYSINLPQCRELTRQIADRLEVYQPLLQKQPLQFLEIAPGWQPNLLVMSQMACPIFDTQGILGNLWLTRPSQEAFDEFEIELVQQVANECAIAIRQAQLYQQTQAQVKELENCDRLKNQFLRNLSQELRTPITSISLAVQTLESVLTPAEILEIEIVPQLLQILHNECARESKLINDLLKLTYLEAEPEPPTLIAIDLQSWLQPIVESFRDLTNCQRQQLKLSLDSALPPLETDITDMERIITELLNHVCKYTPAGESVTVSTHLRGDAVELNISNSGLELTSNELSRIFEPFYHLSKHDPWKHSGTGLELALVQKMVRHLGGSIYVESGAGQTTFTIKFPL; from the coding sequence ATGAATAAAAATCCAGCAGAATCAACTATGGAGTTGACAAAATTATCGCCCCCTCAAATTATCTTTGGCACGGAAGTAGAGGAAAAAAATAGTAGTGAGCAATTTCTACTGAGCATGTACGATTCTGTGCAGGCATCAATATTTGTAGTAGATGTTCTAGAGGATGGAGATTTTCAGTATGTGGCACTTAATCCCACTCATGAACGGTGGATAGGCATTCGCTCAGACGATCTCCGAGGCAAAAAACCAGAGGATATTCTCTCCCCCATCGATGCTGCGAGGGTGCGTCAGCACTATGCTGACTGTGTGCTATTTGGTAAAACTATTTCTTACGAACAATGTTTGCAATTCCAGGGGGTTCCTACTTGGTGGAGTACGACTCTCACGCCACTAAGGGATGCTAACTCCCGGATTTATCGACTGATTGGTACTAGTAGCAATATCACCCCTGTGAAGCAAGCCCAAGAAGCAGTCGGACTCCAGGTTGAACGGGAGCAATTGCTAGAAGCGATCGCCGAACGAATTCACCAATCTGTAGAATTAGAGACAATTCTGCATCAGACAACAATTGAACTGCGGCAATTTTTGAATTGCGATCGCATTCTAATTTATCGCTTCCAGCCTGATGGCAGTGGGGTAATTGTTGCCGCAAGCGTCGCTGCAAGCGATTCACTATTGGGAAAAAACATCATCGATCCCTGCTTTAGTGGCAATCCAGAAAACTACGGGCAAGGTTGCATTCAAGTTGTTGAGGATATTTATGCAGCAGGCTTGCATCCTTACCATATAGATTTTCTGGCATCTTTGCAGATTAGAGCCAATGTAGTCGTGCCGATTTTCCAAGAGCAAGATATGTGGGGGCTATTGATTGCCCATCATTGCCAGGAATCGCGTCAATGGCAGCAAGCAGAAACTAGCTTACTTAAACAGCTGGCAACTCAAATCGGCATTGCTGTGCAACAAGCAGAACTTCGTCAGCAGCTTAAGGATCTCAAAGCCGAAATAGAGTTGCAAAAACAGAAGCACAAAAATCAGTTGCAGCAGGTACGAAACTTTGAAGCCTTGGTGCGCCGGATGACAGAACAAATCCGCGATCGTCTGGATGAAGCTCAGGTGTTGCAGACTGTCACTCAGGAATTAACAGAGTTACTGAACCTTGAACGTTGCCAAATTGAACTCTATAGCCCCTGTCAAACCCTGGTAACTATTGCCTACGAGTACAGCATCAACCTACCGCAGTGTCGAGAATTGACCAGACAGATTGCAGACCGTCTGGAAGTTTATCAACCCTTGTTGCAAAAACAACCTCTGCAATTTTTAGAAATTGCCCCTGGATGGCAACCAAACCTATTGGTTATGTCCCAGATGGCTTGTCCAATTTTCGATACTCAAGGGATTTTGGGAAATCTTTGGTTGACAAGACCATCACAAGAAGCATTTGATGAATTTGAAATTGAGTTAGTGCAGCAGGTTGCCAATGAATGTGCGATCGCAATTCGCCAAGCTCAACTTTACCAACAAACCCAGGCACAGGTAAAAGAATTAGAAAATTGCGATCGGCTCAAAAACCAATTTCTCCGAAATCTCTCTCAAGAACTGCGAACCCCAATAACTAGCATCAGCCTTGCAGTCCAAACCCTCGAAAGTGTCTTAACACCAGCAGAAATATTAGAGATAGAAATAGTTCCACAACTCTTGCAGATTCTGCATAACGAGTGTGCGCGAGAAAGCAAGTTAATTAACGATCTACTCAAACTCACATATCTCGAAGCAGAACCCGAACCCCCAACATTGATTGCCATTGACTTACAAAGCTGGCTTCAGCCCATTGTCGAGTCTTTTCGAGACCTCACCAACTGTCAGCGACAGCAGTTAAAACTGAGTCTAGATAGCGCACTCCCGCCTTTAGAGACAGATATCACAGATATGGAGAGGATTATCACCGAACTACTCAACCATGTCTGCAAATATACCCCAGCAGGTGAATCAGTCACAGTCTCTACCCACTTAAGAGGGGATGCAGTAGAGCTTAATATTAGCAATTCTGGACTAGAGCTTACCAGCAATGAACTGTCACGCATTTTTGAGCCTTTTTATCACCTTTCCAAACACGATCCTTGGAAACACAGCGGCACTGGACTGGAATTAGCATTAGTGCAGAAAATGGTCAGACATTTAGGCGGCTCAATTTATGTAGAGAGTGGAGCCGGTCAAACTACCTTCACCATCAAATTCCCCCTTTAA
- a CDS encoding HD domain-containing protein — MQINRLTEQIQFIIEIDRLKQVMRQTLLMDGSRRENSAEHSWHLAVMAIALVDYAPDGVDIFHAIKMLLIHDLVEIDAGDTFCYDVQGNDSKAVREAQAALRLFGLLPADQDSELRLLWDEFEAGETPTAKFAAALDRIQPLLHNQQTQGGTWRIHGISRNQVMKRVVPVETGAPELWPFVLQLIDDCVTAGYLKDDAALITQDFRAENC; from the coding sequence GTGCAAATCAATCGGCTGACTGAACAAATTCAATTCATCATCGAAATTGATCGATTGAAGCAGGTAATGCGGCAAACCCTACTTATGGATGGGTCACGCCGAGAAAATAGTGCAGAACACTCTTGGCATTTAGCTGTAATGGCGATCGCCTTAGTAGATTATGCCCCAGACGGTGTTGATATATTCCATGCCATCAAAATGCTGCTAATCCACGATTTGGTAGAAATTGATGCAGGTGACACCTTTTGTTACGATGTGCAGGGTAACGACAGCAAAGCAGTAAGAGAAGCACAAGCAGCATTGCGTTTATTCGGACTTTTGCCAGCAGACCAAGATAGTGAGTTGCGTTTACTCTGGGATGAGTTTGAAGCAGGAGAAACACCTACCGCCAAATTTGCCGCAGCCTTAGACCGTATACAGCCTTTGTTGCATAATCAGCAAACTCAGGGTGGGACTTGGCGTATTCATGGCATTAGCCGCAATCAGGTGATGAAACGGGTAGTACCAGTAGAAACAGGTGCGCCGGAACTGTGGCCCTTTGTCCTGCAATTGATTGATGATTGTGTGACAGCAGGATATCTTAAAGATGATGCTGCCCTAATTACTCAAGATTTTCGGGCTGAAAATTGTTAG
- the purH gene encoding bifunctional phosphoribosylaminoimidazolecarboxamide formyltransferase/IMP cyclohydrolase — MARLALLSVSNKTGIIDLARSLVEEFDFDLISSGGTAQALKDAGLPVTKVADYTGSPEILGGRVKTLHPRIHGGILARRDVPEDITDLENNQIRPIDLVVVNLYPFEETIAKPGVTLLEAVEQIDIGGPAMLRASSKNFAHLAVLCDPAQYDEYLEELRQNNGIASLEFRQKAALKGFSHTASYDRAIASYLAEAEQYTLSGTQLQSLRYGENPHQPATWYQTGTTPTGWTSATKLQGKELSYNNLVDLEAARRIIAEFTDTPAATIIKHTNPCGTALGSTIFEAYQKAFNADSTSAFGGIVALNRPIDAATASELTKTFLECVVAPSCDAEAQEILGKKSNVRVLTLADLSSGPKDTVKVIAGGFLVQASDDVIADTSQWQVVTERQPTDSELAELLFAWKVCKHVKSNAIVVTSDRTTIGVGGGQMNRVGSVKIALEQAGEKAKGAILASDGFFPFDDSVRTAAAAGITAIVQPGGSLRDKDSIKAANELGLLMVLTGVRHFLH; from the coding sequence ATGGCGCGTCTAGCCCTGCTGAGTGTATCTAACAAAACTGGTATAATTGACCTAGCCCGTAGCTTGGTTGAAGAATTTGACTTTGATTTAATCAGCAGTGGGGGAACAGCCCAAGCACTCAAAGATGCGGGACTCCCTGTCACCAAAGTTGCAGATTATACAGGTTCACCAGAAATTTTAGGTGGTCGAGTCAAAACCCTACATCCCCGAATTCATGGCGGAATTTTGGCGCGGCGAGATGTTCCCGAAGATATTACAGATTTAGAAAATAACCAAATTCGCCCGATTGATTTAGTGGTGGTGAATCTATATCCCTTTGAGGAAACGATCGCTAAACCAGGGGTAACATTATTAGAAGCTGTTGAACAAATTGATATCGGTGGCCCAGCAATGCTGCGAGCATCATCGAAAAACTTCGCCCATCTCGCTGTATTATGCGATCCAGCACAGTATGACGAGTATTTGGAGGAATTGCGCCAAAATAACGGCATAGCATCCCTAGAGTTTCGGCAAAAGGCAGCATTAAAAGGATTTTCGCATACTGCTAGCTACGATCGCGCGATCGCATCTTACCTCGCAGAAGCAGAGCAATACACCCTTAGCGGCACACAATTACAATCTCTGCGTTACGGTGAGAATCCCCATCAACCCGCCACCTGGTATCAAACTGGTACTACTCCAACGGGATGGACATCTGCGACAAAACTCCAAGGCAAAGAACTTAGTTACAATAACTTAGTTGATTTAGAAGCCGCACGCCGAATCATTGCTGAATTTACTGATACTCCAGCCGCAACGATTATCAAACATACAAATCCCTGTGGTACGGCATTGGGAAGTACGATTTTCGAAGCGTATCAAAAAGCTTTTAATGCTGATTCGACTTCTGCCTTTGGTGGGATTGTCGCACTCAACCGTCCCATTGATGCGGCTACGGCTAGCGAGTTAACTAAAACATTTCTAGAATGTGTGGTTGCACCAAGTTGTGATGCTGAAGCGCAAGAAATCCTTGGTAAAAAATCCAATGTGCGGGTTTTGACTCTAGCTGATTTGAGCAGTGGCCCTAAAGATACCGTAAAAGTGATAGCAGGTGGTTTCCTTGTCCAAGCTAGTGATGATGTGATTGCTGATACTAGCCAATGGCAAGTAGTCACAGAACGTCAACCCACCGACAGCGAATTAGCCGAATTACTGTTTGCTTGGAAAGTTTGCAAACACGTTAAATCTAATGCCATTGTTGTAACTAGCGATCGCACTACAATAGGAGTAGGTGGTGGTCAAATGAACCGCGTCGGATCAGTTAAAATTGCACTAGAACAAGCTGGAGAAAAAGCCAAAGGTGCAATACTCGCCAGCGATGGATTCTTCCCCTTCGATGATTCCGTGAGAACAGCCGCAGCCGCAGGAATTACAGCCATTGTCCAACCAGGTGGAAGTCTGCGCGATAAAGATTCAATCAAAGCTGCTAACGAACTGGGTTTACTGATGGTCTTAACTGGTGTACGTCACTTTTTACACTAA
- the rpaB gene encoding response regulator transcription factor RpaB, with translation MSGHKGKILVVDDEASIRRILETRLSMIGYDVVTASDGEEALSTFRVSTPDLIVLDVMMPKLDGYGVCQELRKESDVPIIMLTALGNVADRITGLELGADDYMTKPFSPKELEARIACILRRCFHKTSVNTTPNSTIIRVGNLKIDTNKRQVYKNEQRIRLTGVEFSLLELLVNNSGKVFSRLEMLQLLWGCVPGLHLDTRVVDVHISRLRTKVEDDPNLPELIITARGSGYFFPRIIESQ, from the coding sequence TTGTCAGGTCATAAAGGAAAAATCCTGGTAGTAGACGACGAAGCGAGCATACGTCGGATTTTAGAGACGCGTCTTTCCATGATTGGCTATGATGTCGTCACAGCTAGCGATGGTGAAGAAGCTTTGTCAACTTTTCGTGTATCCACTCCTGACTTAATAGTTTTGGATGTGATGATGCCAAAGCTCGATGGCTACGGTGTATGCCAAGAATTACGGAAAGAATCAGATGTACCAATTATTATGCTTACAGCCTTGGGAAACGTAGCCGATAGGATTACTGGGCTAGAATTAGGTGCTGATGACTACATGACAAAGCCTTTCTCTCCCAAGGAGTTAGAAGCTCGGATTGCCTGCATACTAAGGCGATGCTTCCACAAAACTAGTGTCAATACCACTCCTAATTCCACGATAATTCGTGTGGGCAATCTCAAAATTGATACAAATAAGCGACAAGTCTATAAAAATGAGCAACGCATTCGCCTGACAGGTGTGGAATTTAGCTTACTAGAGTTGTTGGTAAACAATTCTGGAAAAGTTTTTTCCCGATTAGAAATGTTGCAGCTATTGTGGGGTTGCGTACCAGGACTTCATTTAGACACCCGTGTAGTAGATGTGCATATCTCCCGATTGCGGACAAAGGTAGAAGATGACCCCAACTTACCAGAGTTGATTATCACAGCAAGAGGTAGTGGTTATTTTTTCCCACGAATTATTGAATCACAGTAG
- a CDS encoding bestrophin family ion channel encodes MTTKKITWLSTTLQFKGSVMKAIYKHILLCGAFGFLISILYHFELPVSQPILGSVIPSIVLGLLLVFRTNTAYERFWEGRKCWGSLVNNIRNLARQIWVSIDEISPEDKDNKITALNLLVAFAVTTKLHLRGEAVNSELEDLMPSTKYRKLKIMNNPPIEVAFWIGDYLQEQYHRNCLNSYQLTSMQELLNNLVDNLGACERILKTPMPLAYAIHLKQLLLLYCFLLPFQIVESLGWWTGLIAALVGFTVFGIEAIGLEIENPFGYDPNDLPLDAICATMKRNIDDLTTLTPNTRSHPGKLTYEKS; translated from the coding sequence ATGACAACCAAAAAAATTACATGGCTAAGTACAACATTGCAATTTAAAGGTTCCGTCATGAAAGCAATCTACAAACATATTTTATTATGCGGAGCTTTCGGATTTTTGATTTCTATCCTTTACCATTTTGAACTGCCTGTATCCCAACCGATTTTAGGAAGTGTTATTCCTAGTATTGTTTTAGGTTTATTACTTGTATTTCGCACCAATACTGCTTATGAGCGATTTTGGGAAGGGAGAAAATGCTGGGGTTCTCTAGTAAATAACATCCGAAATCTGGCCCGGCAAATTTGGGTATCTATTGATGAAATATCTCCAGAAGATAAAGACAATAAAATTACAGCATTAAATTTATTGGTAGCTTTTGCTGTGACAACTAAATTACATTTGCGCGGAGAAGCAGTCAATAGCGAGTTAGAAGATTTAATGCCATCTACTAAGTATAGAAAATTGAAAATTATGAATAATCCCCCCATAGAAGTTGCATTTTGGATAGGAGATTATTTACAAGAGCAGTATCATCGCAATTGCCTTAATAGCTACCAGTTAACATCTATGCAAGAATTATTGAATAATCTTGTAGATAATTTGGGTGCTTGTGAACGGATTTTAAAAACACCTATGCCATTAGCTTACGCCATTCATCTTAAGCAATTATTGTTACTATATTGTTTCCTGCTACCATTTCAAATAGTGGAAAGTCTGGGTTGGTGGACAGGTTTAATTGCGGCTTTAGTTGGTTTTACAGTATTTGGGATTGAAGCAATCGGCTTGGAGATAGAAAACCCCTTTGGTTATGATCCTAACGACTTACCTCTAGATGCGATTTGTGCCACAATGAAACGCAATATAGACGATTTAACTACTCTGACTCCAAATACGCGATCGCATCCAGGAAAATTGACTTATGAAAAAAGTTGA